CGATGGCGCGAGTCTGCACGCTTTCACCGCCATGGACCGTAAGCTGAATAGGCCCGGCAGCTAGGGCGGTGCAGGCGGTGAGTGCCATGGAAAAAGGCAGGAGCAGGTTCATCATGTAGGGCTAAACGCGGCCTCCAGCGCTTTCGTTCATTGGGTCTGACACAGTAGGCTTACTCACCCCTGGGCCAGGGCCGCCAGCTTTTCCTTCAGAAGCTGGCGGGCCCGGTAGAGTCGTGTTTCGACGGCTTTTTCAGAGCAGTCCAAAATATCCGCCATCTGCCGATACCCCAGATCCTGATAGGTGAAGAGCACCAGGGCCTCCCGCAGGTCGTTCGGCAGGCTGGCAATAGCGCGCCGCACCTCACGCGCCGTTTCAGCCTGACTCAGGCTTTCATCTGGGGCCTGAGTAGCAGCCGCCTGGTCCAGCCCTCCTTCCGGAAGTGAATCCAGCGAGGCCGCCGGATGGCGTTTTTTCCAGCGCCAGTGATTGGCCAGCAGGTGGCGGGCGATGCGGAAGAGGTAGCTGGAAAACGCCGCCTGTGGGCGGTAGCGATGACGATGCTGGTAGAGGCGCACAAAGGTCTCCTGCGCCAAGTCCCCGGCAGCCGCGTGGTCATGAGTCATGTGCCACAGAAAGGCGGCCAGGCGGTCCTGCCAGCGGGCCATAATCTCATTCAGCGCCAGGTCGTCTCCCCCTGCCAGTCTCTGCATGGCCGCTGCGTCAGCGTCGGACATCAGTCAGGGCTGGCGGCGGGTTGAGGTGATGAATTGCAGGGTTTCGTGATCGGCGGGCAGGTGGGGCAGCATCTGCCGGACGTAGGCCTGAGCGGCCTGGGGATTCATGGCCGTGGCCACTTTTTTCAAATGCAGCAGTACAGTCTGCTCGCAGCTCTTCACATGCAGCTCATGGGTCTGCGTGGTGGCAGCCCCCGGCCCATGGGTTTGCTGGGCCAGACGCAGTCGTTCGCGTGCTTCTTGTAGCTGGGCACACAGCCGGGCACATTCGGCGCGCTGGCCTTCGTGTAGAGCACATTCGCGGGCAAATTCCTCTTCGCTCAGGGCACGGGCACTGCGCATCCAGGCGAGGCTGGCGCGAGTCTCTGGTGTCACCGCTGATGGCTGACTAGGCACCTCTTTTTGCACCCACCACACCGTACCCATCAGGACCGCACAGGCGGCGGCTAAAGCCACCGCACGTGGGCATAGAATCCAGTCCACAGCCTGTTTCCACCTAATACTCCGCTGGTTTTGCCGCGCCTGGATCTCCCGCCAGACATGGCTGGCAAAAGCTGGCGACAGGCCCGGCGGGGAGGCCGCGCTGTTCAAGAGGTGATCGAGCTGTGGATCTGTCATGGCTGAATAGAAAACGCCCTCACCCCGTGGCGGGGAAAGGGCGGATGTGGATTCAAAGGAAGGCCCTCACAGGCCGCACCTTCATGCCAGCAGAACTCATGCCGGATCAGCGTGAAGTCGCAGGCAGCACGGCGATGACCTGGCCCAGATGATCCAGGAGGATGGTCGTCTGGTTCGGGTTATGCGCCTGGCCCATGTTCACCCGCGTGGGGGCTGGGGCCGGAGGTGGGGATTTCACCGCCACTGGGCGGCTCTCTCCGGCGAGGGCTGTTCCCGAAAGCATGGACAGGGCAGTGACCGCGAGGGTCGTCAAAAGGTAGGATTTCACAATGGTTTTTAAGTTGGTAGGGTTGGTGACAGACAGCCGGGAGATGCCCGTCACCAGGGCCAACACCGCCG
This is a stretch of genomic DNA from Prosthecobacter algae. It encodes these proteins:
- a CDS encoding RNA polymerase sigma factor; this translates as MSDADAAAMQRLAGGDDLALNEIMARWQDRLAAFLWHMTHDHAAAGDLAQETFVRLYQHRHRYRPQAAFSSYLFRIARHLLANHWRWKKRHPAASLDSLPEGGLDQAAATQAPDESLSQAETAREVRRAIASLPNDLREALVLFTYQDLGYRQMADILDCSEKAVETRLYRARQLLKEKLAALAQG